From Streptomyces chrestomyceticus JCM 4735, one genomic window encodes:
- a CDS encoding resuscitation-promoting factor, whose product MTHSQGSHHLAHGGHGPSTEPPRDAAVENPDPYGRYAAYGDGAYGTRGGYGTQGEYGSYSAYGEYGPYDVYETYSPYGTGDRHDPARDSRTAPAPAAPARDTETPWQPEEAPGGPANPPGPDETWETPAAAAPARVPHQGPLVPLRDDLAGVPAPRAGGRAAARRASRGTAHRRGMTGRLNATDRRGTDGTETRRRLLPQALVVAFLAGGTSAFIAHDKAVRIDVDGEPRTLHTFAADVGDLLADEDVPVGAHDLVQPAADAALTSGDEITVRYGRPVRLTLDGERRQVWTTAETVGGALRELGVRAEGAHLSADPAQRIGRNGLDLDVRTERSVTFVADGREHTVRTNAATVSEALDQAGIVLRGEDITSVAPESFPRDGQTVSVLRITGAEKVREVTIPFETVKQADPTLFKGTETVVRQGQPGVRRLTYEIRTVNGVQQKPKKVGSEVVREPRDRIVHVGTKPMPMSVDGADHLNWGALAECEAGGRPDAVDASGTYGGLYQFDTGTWRGLGGNGRPQDAPAREQTYRAKKLYISRGASPWPVCGRKLHD is encoded by the coding sequence GTGACTCATTCGCAGGGCAGCCACCACCTCGCGCACGGCGGACACGGACCCAGCACCGAGCCGCCGCGTGACGCAGCCGTCGAGAACCCCGACCCGTACGGGAGGTATGCCGCGTACGGCGACGGGGCGTACGGGACGCGCGGGGGATACGGGACGCAGGGCGAGTACGGGAGCTACAGCGCGTACGGCGAGTACGGGCCGTACGACGTGTACGAGACGTACAGCCCGTACGGAACGGGCGACCGGCACGACCCCGCGCGGGACAGCCGTACCGCTCCCGCCCCGGCCGCCCCGGCGCGTGACACCGAGACCCCCTGGCAGCCGGAGGAAGCTCCGGGCGGCCCCGCGAACCCGCCCGGCCCGGACGAGACCTGGGAGACGCCCGCAGCCGCCGCGCCTGCGCGTGTACCCCACCAGGGGCCGCTGGTCCCGCTGCGCGACGACCTGGCCGGCGTCCCCGCCCCCCGCGCCGGAGGACGGGCCGCCGCCCGCCGCGCCTCCCGAGGCACCGCCCACCGCCGCGGCATGACCGGCCGGCTCAACGCCACCGACCGCCGCGGCACCGACGGCACCGAAACCCGCCGCCGCCTGCTCCCGCAGGCCCTCGTCGTGGCCTTCCTGGCCGGTGGCACCTCCGCCTTCATCGCCCACGACAAGGCCGTCCGCATCGACGTCGACGGCGAACCCCGCACCCTGCACACCTTCGCCGCCGACGTCGGCGACCTGCTCGCCGACGAGGACGTCCCGGTCGGCGCGCACGACCTCGTCCAGCCCGCCGCCGACGCCGCCCTGACCAGCGGCGACGAGATCACCGTCCGCTACGGACGGCCGGTCCGCCTCACCCTGGACGGCGAACGCCGCCAGGTCTGGACGACCGCCGAGACCGTCGGCGGCGCGCTCCGCGAACTCGGCGTCCGCGCCGAGGGCGCCCACCTGTCCGCCGACCCCGCCCAGCGCATCGGCCGCAATGGCCTCGACCTCGACGTCCGCACCGAACGCAGCGTCACCTTCGTCGCCGACGGCCGCGAGCACACCGTCCGCACCAACGCGGCCACCGTCAGCGAGGCACTCGACCAGGCGGGCATCGTGCTGCGCGGCGAGGACATCACCTCGGTGGCGCCCGAGTCCTTCCCGCGCGACGGACAGACCGTCTCCGTCCTGCGCATCACCGGCGCCGAGAAGGTCCGCGAGGTCACCATCCCGTTCGAGACCGTCAAGCAGGCCGACCCGACGCTCTTCAAGGGCACCGAGACGGTGGTCCGCCAGGGACAGCCCGGCGTACGCCGCCTGACCTACGAGATCCGTACGGTCAACGGCGTCCAGCAGAAGCCCAAGAAGGTCGGCTCGGAGGTCGTCCGCGAGCCGCGCGACCGGATCGTGCACGTCGGCACCAAGCCGATGCCGATGAGCGTGGACGGGGCCGACCACCTGAACTGGGGCGCGCTCGCCGAGTGCGAGGCGGGCGGCCGCCCCGACGCGGTCGACGCGTCCGGCACCTACGGCGGCCTCTACCAGTTCGACACCGGCACCTGGCGCGGACTCGGCGGCAACGGACGCCCCCAGGACGCCCCGGCCAGGGAGCAGACCTACCGCGCCAAGAAGCTCTACATCAGCCGGGGCGCGAGCCCGTGGCCGGTGTGCGGGCGCAAGCTGCACGACTGA
- the rsmA gene encoding 16S rRNA (adenine(1518)-N(6)/adenine(1519)-N(6))-dimethyltransferase RsmA, producing the protein MSNSSPTDEPGPLLGAADIRELATALGVRPTKQRGQNFVIDANTVRRIVRTAEVRPDDVVVEVGPGLGSLTLALLEAADRVTAVEIDDVLAAALPATVETRLPGRADRFALVHSDAMLVRDLPGPAPTALVANLPYNIAVPVLLHMLATFPTIDRTLVMVQSEVADRLAARPGNKVYGVPSVKANWYAEVKRAGAIGRNVFWPAPNVDSGLVSLVRREKPVETTASRAQVFAVVDAAFAQRRKTLRAALAGWAGSAAAAETALVAAGVSPQARGEALTVEEFARIAEHKPVHEESAA; encoded by the coding sequence GTGAGCAACAGCAGCCCCACCGACGAGCCCGGCCCCCTCCTGGGCGCCGCCGACATCCGCGAACTGGCCACCGCCCTGGGCGTCCGCCCCACCAAGCAGCGCGGCCAGAACTTCGTCATCGACGCCAACACCGTCCGGCGCATCGTGCGTACCGCCGAGGTGCGGCCGGACGACGTCGTCGTCGAGGTCGGACCCGGGCTCGGCTCGCTGACCCTGGCCCTGCTGGAGGCCGCCGACCGGGTCACCGCCGTCGAGATCGACGACGTGCTGGCCGCCGCGCTGCCCGCCACCGTCGAGACCCGGCTGCCCGGCCGCGCCGACCGCTTCGCGCTCGTGCACAGTGACGCCATGCTCGTGCGGGACCTGCCGGGACCCGCGCCCACCGCGCTGGTCGCCAACCTCCCGTACAACATCGCCGTTCCTGTCCTGCTGCACATGCTCGCGACGTTCCCCACCATCGACCGCACCCTGGTCATGGTCCAGTCCGAGGTCGCCGACCGGCTCGCGGCCCGGCCCGGCAACAAGGTGTACGGCGTGCCGTCGGTCAAGGCCAACTGGTACGCCGAGGTCAAGCGGGCCGGCGCGATCGGGCGCAACGTGTTCTGGCCCGCGCCCAACGTCGACTCCGGACTGGTCTCGCTCGTCCGCCGGGAGAAGCCGGTCGAGACGACCGCCAGCCGTGCCCAGGTCTTCGCGGTGGTCGACGCGGCGTTCGCCCAGCGCCGCAAGACGCTGCGCGCCGCCCTGGCCGGGTGGGCCGGGTCGGCTGCCGCCGCAGAGACCGCGCTGGTCGCCGCCGGTGTCTCGCCGCAGGCCCGCGGTGAGGCGCTGACCGTCGAGGAGTTCGCCCGCATCGCCGAGCACAAGCCCGTCCACGAGGAGAGCGCCGCGTGA
- a CDS encoding 4-(cytidine 5'-diphospho)-2-C-methyl-D-erythritol kinase, with product MTDRPAVTVRVPAKVNVQLAVGGARPDGFHDLANVFLAVGLYDEVTATPADALRVTATGPDTDRVPLDRTNLAARAAELLAARHGIAPDVHLHLAKDIPVAGGMAGGSADAAGALVACDALWGTGATREELLAICAELGSDVPFSLVGGAALGRGRGELLTPLEVGGTFHWVFAVADGGLSTPAVYAEFDRLTENVSVPAPEASPALLDALRTGDPTALAPALANDLQPAALSLRPSLAATLTAGTTAGALAALVSGSGPTTAFLTKDADTAASVADALLTSGTCRAARVAAGPVPGATVV from the coding sequence GTGACCGACCGGCCCGCCGTCACCGTCCGCGTACCCGCCAAGGTCAACGTCCAGCTCGCCGTCGGCGGCGCCCGCCCGGACGGCTTCCACGACCTGGCCAACGTCTTCCTGGCCGTCGGCCTGTACGACGAGGTCACCGCCACCCCGGCCGACGCCCTGCGCGTCACCGCGACCGGCCCGGACACCGACCGCGTCCCCCTCGACCGTACGAACCTGGCCGCCCGCGCCGCGGAACTCCTCGCCGCCCGGCACGGCATCGCGCCCGACGTGCACCTGCACCTCGCCAAGGACATCCCCGTCGCGGGCGGCATGGCCGGCGGCAGCGCGGACGCGGCGGGCGCCCTGGTGGCGTGCGACGCGCTGTGGGGCACCGGCGCCACCCGCGAAGAGCTGCTCGCGATCTGTGCCGAGCTGGGCAGCGACGTGCCGTTCTCGCTGGTGGGCGGGGCGGCGCTGGGCCGTGGGCGCGGCGAGCTGCTGACGCCGCTGGAGGTGGGCGGCACGTTCCACTGGGTCTTCGCGGTGGCCGACGGCGGACTGTCCACCCCGGCCGTCTACGCCGAGTTCGACCGCCTCACCGAAAACGTGAGCGTCCCCGCCCCGGAAGCGTCCCCGGCCCTGCTCGACGCGCTGCGCACCGGCGACCCGACCGCCCTGGCCCCCGCCCTCGCCAACGACCTCCAGCCCGCCGCGCTCTCCCTGCGCCCGTCGCTGGCCGCCACCCTCACGGCGGGCACCACCGCCGGAGCCCTGGCGGCCCTGGTCTCCGGCTCGGGCCCCACCACGGCCTTCCTCACCAAGGACGCCGACACGGCCGCCTCGGTGGCCGACGCCCTGCTGACCTCCGGCACCTGCCGGGCCGCCCGGGTGGCGGCGGGACCGGTGCCGGGCGCGACGGTCGTCTGA
- a CDS encoding ABC-F family ATP-binding cassette domain-containing protein — translation MAVNLVNLEAVGKVYGTRALLDGVSLGVNEGDRIGVVGRNGDGKTTLIRILAKLEDADDGRVTHNSGLRLGVLTQHDSLDPAATVRHEVIGDLADHEWRGNAKIRDVLTGLFGGLDLPGLGQGLDTVIGPLSGGERRRIALAKLLIAEQDLIVLDEPTNHLDVEGISWLARHLRERRSALVCVTHDRWFLDQVCTRMWDVQRGDVHEYEGGYSDYVFARAERERIAASEEAKRQNLMRKELAWLRRGAPARTSKPRFRIEAANELIADVPPPRDTAELMKFANSRLGKTVFELEDVTVQAGPKVLLKHLTWQLGPGDRIGLVGVNGAGKTSLLRALAEAARTEGEAQPAAGKIVVGRTVKLAYLSQEVAELDPALRVLEAVQRVRERVDLGKGREMTAGQLCEKFGFTKEKQWTPVGDLSGGERRRLQILRLLMDEPNVLFLDEPTNDLDIETLTQLEDLLDGWAGSLVVISHDRYFVERTTDRVFALLGDATLRMLPRGLDEYLERRQKVIDAAAPAPAPAQEAPKQKPAAVTRAAQKELQKIERQLDRIGEKEAKLHAQIAEHATDFEKVAGLDAQLRELVGEREELEMRWLELAEDA, via the coding sequence GTGGCCGTCAACCTCGTCAATCTGGAAGCCGTGGGCAAGGTGTACGGGACCCGTGCACTGCTCGACGGTGTTTCCCTGGGTGTCAATGAGGGGGACCGGATCGGCGTCGTGGGGCGTAACGGCGACGGCAAGACGACCTTGATCCGGATCCTCGCGAAGCTGGAGGACGCCGACGACGGCCGGGTGACGCACAACAGCGGACTGCGGCTCGGCGTGCTGACCCAGCACGACTCGCTGGACCCGGCCGCGACCGTGCGGCACGAGGTCATCGGCGACCTCGCGGACCACGAATGGCGGGGCAACGCCAAGATCCGGGACGTGCTGACCGGGCTGTTCGGCGGGCTGGACCTGCCGGGGCTGGGGCAGGGCCTGGACACCGTGATCGGTCCGCTGTCCGGTGGTGAGCGCCGCCGGATCGCGCTGGCGAAGCTGCTGATCGCCGAGCAGGACCTGATCGTGCTGGACGAGCCGACCAACCACCTGGACGTCGAGGGCATCTCCTGGCTCGCCCGCCATCTGCGCGAACGCCGGTCGGCGCTGGTGTGCGTCACCCACGACCGCTGGTTCCTGGACCAGGTGTGCACCCGGATGTGGGACGTCCAGCGCGGCGACGTCCACGAGTACGAGGGCGGCTACAGCGACTACGTCTTCGCCCGTGCCGAGCGCGAGCGGATCGCCGCCAGCGAAGAGGCCAAGCGGCAGAACCTGATGCGCAAGGAGCTGGCCTGGCTGCGCCGGGGCGCTCCGGCGCGCACCAGCAAGCCGCGGTTCCGTATCGAGGCGGCCAACGAGCTGATCGCGGACGTGCCGCCGCCGCGGGACACCGCCGAGCTGATGAAGTTCGCCAACTCCCGGCTGGGCAAGACCGTCTTCGAGCTGGAGGACGTGACCGTGCAGGCCGGGCCCAAGGTGCTGCTCAAGCATCTGACCTGGCAGCTCGGGCCGGGCGACCGGATCGGCCTGGTCGGGGTGAACGGCGCGGGCAAGACCTCGCTGCTGCGGGCGCTGGCCGAGGCGGCGCGTACGGAGGGCGAGGCGCAGCCGGCGGCCGGGAAGATCGTGGTCGGCCGGACCGTGAAGCTGGCCTACCTGTCGCAGGAGGTCGCGGAGCTGGACCCGGCGCTGCGGGTGCTGGAGGCCGTGCAGCGGGTGCGGGAGCGGGTGGACCTCGGCAAGGGCCGGGAGATGACCGCGGGCCAGCTCTGCGAGAAGTTCGGCTTCACCAAGGAGAAGCAGTGGACGCCGGTCGGCGACCTGTCGGGCGGTGAGCGGCGGCGGCTGCAGATCCTGCGGCTGCTGATGGACGAGCCGAACGTGCTGTTCCTGGACGAGCCGACCAACGACCTGGACATCGAGACGCTGACGCAGCTTGAGGACCTGCTCGACGGCTGGGCGGGTTCGCTGGTGGTCATCAGCCACGACCGGTACTTCGTCGAGCGGACCACCGACCGGGTGTTCGCGCTGCTGGGCGACGCGACGCTGCGGATGCTGCCGCGCGGTCTGGACGAGTACCTGGAGCGGCGCCAGAAGGTGATCGACGCGGCGGCGCCCGCGCCCGCTCCGGCGCAGGAGGCGCCGAAGCAGAAGCCGGCGGCCGTGACGCGGGCGGCGCAGAAGGAGCTGCAGAAGATCGAGCGGCAGCTCGACCGCATCGGCGAGAAGGAGGCGAAGCTGCACGCGCAGATCGCCGAGCACGCGACGGACTTCGAGAAGGTCGCGGGGCTGGACGCGCAGTTGCGGGAGCTGGTGGGCGAGCGGGAGGAGCTGGAGATGCGGTGGCTGGAACTGGCGGAGGACGCGTAG